One Micromonospora sp. WMMD812 genomic window carries:
- a CDS encoding ECF transporter S component translates to MNHTDTNRWRTIDIVVASVIAVAFGVIFWAWGLVWSATEAAFAFFPPAQTLIYGVWLVPAVLGGLVIRKPGAALYCETIAAILSALLGSQWASIVILQGLMQGIGAELAFAAFRYRSFRLPTALLAGALTGVSAAIFDFVYWNKAYDLVDYRIPYALLTIVSATVVAGAGAWALTRALADTGVLDRFPAGRERAAI, encoded by the coding sequence ATGAACCACACCGACACGAACCGGTGGCGCACGATCGACATCGTCGTCGCCTCGGTCATCGCGGTCGCCTTCGGCGTCATCTTCTGGGCCTGGGGCCTGGTCTGGAGCGCCACCGAGGCGGCGTTCGCCTTCTTCCCGCCGGCGCAGACGCTGATCTACGGCGTCTGGCTGGTGCCGGCCGTGCTGGGTGGCCTGGTCATCCGCAAGCCGGGTGCCGCCCTCTACTGCGAGACGATCGCCGCGATCCTCTCCGCGCTGCTGGGTAGTCAGTGGGCGAGCATCGTGATCCTCCAGGGGCTCATGCAGGGCATCGGCGCCGAGTTGGCCTTCGCGGCGTTCCGCTACCGCTCGTTCCGGCTGCCGACCGCGCTGCTGGCCGGGGCGCTCACCGGTGTCAGCGCCGCGATCTTCGACTTCGTCTACTGGAACAAGGCGTACGACCTGGTCGACTACCGCATCCCGTACGCGCTGCTCACCATCGTCAGCGCGACCGTGGTGGCCGGCGCCGGCGCCTGGGCGCTGACCCGCGCGCTGGCCGACACCGGGGTCCTGGACCGCTTCCCCGCCGGCCGCGAACGCGCCGCCATCTAA
- a CDS encoding alpha/beta hydrolase has protein sequence MRIDARGFTFDVRAGGPGDGPPVLLLHGFPQHGGEWDDVVPALHAAGLRTYALDQRGYAPDARPTEVAAYRLPELVADAAAVLDALGVDAAHVVGHDWGAVVAWGLAAHHPARVRTLTAVSVSHPAAFGYALAHDVRQKARSSYIALFRQSGGKAETVLLALNAAALRRLLSGVGDAARVARYAGPMREPGALTGALNWYRAMSGADMKAVGPVTVPTTYVWSDRDVAIGRTAAEACAAHVTGDYRFVELPGVSHWIPDEAPAALAEAILAQVRAGA, from the coding sequence ATGCGGATCGACGCCCGGGGATTCACGTTCGACGTCCGCGCCGGCGGTCCGGGGGACGGCCCGCCCGTGCTGCTGCTGCACGGCTTCCCGCAGCACGGCGGGGAGTGGGACGACGTGGTGCCCGCGCTGCACGCCGCCGGCCTGCGCACCTACGCGCTCGACCAGCGTGGCTACGCCCCGGATGCCCGGCCCACCGAGGTGGCGGCCTACCGGCTGCCCGAGCTGGTGGCCGACGCGGCGGCGGTGCTCGACGCGCTCGGCGTCGACGCCGCGCACGTGGTCGGCCACGACTGGGGCGCCGTGGTCGCCTGGGGCCTCGCCGCGCACCACCCGGCGCGGGTCCGCACGCTCACCGCGGTCTCCGTGTCGCACCCGGCCGCCTTCGGCTACGCCCTGGCGCACGACGTGCGGCAGAAGGCCCGCTCGTCGTACATCGCGCTGTTCCGCCAGTCGGGCGGCAAGGCGGAGACGGTGCTGCTGGCGCTGAACGCCGCCGCTCTCCGGCGGCTGCTCTCCGGCGTGGGCGACGCCGCCCGGGTGGCCCGGTACGCCGGCCCGATGCGGGAGCCGGGCGCGCTGACCGGCGCGCTCAACTGGTACCGGGCGATGTCGGGAGCCGACATGAAGGCCGTCGGCCCGGTGACCGTGCCCACCACGTACGTCTGGAGCGACCGGGACGTCGCGATCGGCCGGACCGCCGCGGAGGCCTGCGCCGCCCACGTGACCGGGGACTACCGCTTCGTCGAGCTGCCCGGGGTGAGCCACTGGATCCCGGACGAGGCGCCGGCGGCGCTGGCCGAGGCGATCCTGGCCCAGGTCCGGGCCGGGGCCTGA
- a CDS encoding SIS domain-containing protein — MTLSAESYLATVTETMNRVAASQREAVGRAADLLADAIRADGVVHAFGTGHSEALSMEIAGRAGGLVPTNKIALRDLVLLGGAPVDLLGPTLERDPTVAHRLYELAPVRPQDVFVVASNSGVNGAIVEFATLVKERGHGLVAITSAQHSGRMTSRHPSGRKLADVADVVLDNGAPYGDATLPLPGGGAVGAVSSITAALLAQQITVEVVARLLAAGEQPPVYLSANIAGGDEHNNALEARYAGRIRRGS; from the coding sequence ATGACGCTGAGCGCCGAGAGCTACCTGGCGACGGTGACCGAGACGATGAACCGGGTGGCCGCGAGCCAGCGGGAGGCGGTCGGCCGGGCCGCGGACCTGCTCGCCGACGCGATCCGCGCCGACGGGGTGGTGCACGCGTTCGGCACCGGGCACTCCGAGGCGTTGTCGATGGAGATCGCCGGCCGGGCCGGCGGGCTGGTGCCCACCAACAAGATCGCGCTGCGGGACCTGGTGCTGCTCGGCGGTGCCCCGGTCGACCTGCTCGGGCCGACCCTGGAGCGGGACCCCACGGTCGCGCACCGCCTGTACGAGCTGGCGCCGGTCCGGCCGCAGGACGTCTTCGTGGTGGCCTCGAACTCCGGTGTGAACGGCGCGATCGTGGAGTTCGCCACCCTGGTCAAGGAGCGCGGTCACGGACTCGTGGCGATCACCTCGGCGCAGCACTCCGGCCGGATGACGTCCCGGCATCCGTCGGGCCGGAAGCTGGCCGACGTCGCCGACGTGGTGCTCGACAACGGCGCGCCGTACGGCGACGCGACGCTGCCGCTGCCCGGCGGCGGGGCGGTCGGCGCGGTCTCCTCGATCACGGCGGCGCTGCTCGCGCAGCAGATCACCGTGGAGGTGGTGGCGCGGCTGCTCGCCGCGGGGGAGCAGCCGCCGGTCTACCTGTCGGCGAACATCGCCGGCGGCGACGAGCACAACAACGCCCTGGAGGCCCGGTACGCCGGCCGGATCCGCCGCGGTTCCTGA
- a CDS encoding DUF6328 family protein, protein MSKETEKQRWQRNFADLLQELRVAQTGVQILFAFLLTLPFSNGFTRTSPFQKDVYIVSLLAAAAATALIISPVAFHRALFRQGRKPELVRFAHRMASGGLAFMLISMVSAVLLITDFVLDRPIAFVLSALTAVWFLTFWMVLPFARRGWGDDDIDDEDDNPRTLAGD, encoded by the coding sequence GTGTCGAAGGAAACCGAGAAGCAACGCTGGCAGCGCAACTTCGCGGACCTGCTCCAGGAGTTGCGGGTGGCGCAGACCGGCGTGCAGATCCTCTTCGCGTTCCTGCTGACCCTCCCGTTCAGCAACGGCTTCACCAGGACCAGTCCGTTCCAGAAGGACGTCTACATCGTCTCGCTGCTCGCCGCGGCGGCCGCCACCGCGTTGATCATTTCGCCGGTGGCGTTCCACCGGGCGCTGTTCCGCCAGGGACGCAAGCCGGAGCTGGTGCGGTTCGCGCACCGGATGGCCAGCGGCGGGCTCGCCTTCATGCTGATCTCCATGGTCAGCGCGGTGCTGCTGATCACGGACTTCGTGCTCGACCGCCCGATCGCGTTCGTGCTCAGCGCGCTGACCGCGGTCTGGTTCCTCACCTTCTGGATGGTGCTGCCGTTCGCCCGCCGCGGCTGGGGGGACGACGACATCGACGACGAGGACGACAATCCTCGTACGCTCGCCGGCGACTGA
- a CDS encoding acyl-CoA dehydrogenase family protein, with protein sequence MTTTQNSRPVPEESGAVPERPDTSGGMAAPLPGEAGQVSEKEARQVAEAARESAWDRPSFGKELFLGRFRLDLIDPWPRSDPAEDARAEEFLDRLRAFLIAEVDGAAIERDAHIPDEVFQGLARLGAFGMKIDRSYGGLGLSNLQYCRALMLAGSISPAIGALLSAHQSIGVPQPLKMFGTAEQKQRFLPRLAAGEVSAFLLTEPDVGSDPARLATTAEPTEDGTGYRLNGVKLWATNGTVATLLVVMARVPAAEGRRGGITAFVVEGDADGITVERRNGFLGLRGLENSVTRFHDVVVPRENVIGGEGKGLKIALTTLNTGRLSLPAMCVGAGKWSLNVAREWAADRVQWGRPVGEHEAVAQKLSFIAATTYGMETMLDLCCLLADDDRNDIRIEAALVKLYASEMAWRIADDLIQIRGGRGYETAESLTARGERPAAVEQLLRDLRINRIFEGSTEIMHLLIAREAVDAHLSVAGDIIDPDAGLGRKAKAGARAGVFYAKWLPTLAVGRGQAPGAYGEFGRLAGHLRQVERASRKLARSTFYAMSRWQGKMERKQAFLGRVVDIGAELFAMAAVCVRAHAERDSRPENVELADLFCRQARVRVDALFTALWDNTDPVDVAAAKRILAGRYAALEDGVITPPADAPWVAPWSPGPSTASDVRRRIPPPR encoded by the coding sequence GTGACCACGACGCAGAACAGCCGACCCGTGCCGGAGGAGTCCGGCGCCGTCCCGGAGCGGCCCGACACGAGCGGCGGCATGGCCGCCCCACTGCCCGGCGAGGCGGGGCAGGTGTCCGAGAAGGAGGCCCGCCAGGTCGCCGAGGCGGCCCGGGAGTCCGCCTGGGACCGTCCCAGCTTCGGCAAGGAACTCTTCCTCGGCCGGTTCCGGCTCGACCTGATCGACCCCTGGCCCCGGTCCGACCCGGCCGAGGACGCCCGGGCGGAGGAGTTCCTCGACCGGCTGCGGGCCTTCCTCATCGCAGAGGTCGACGGCGCGGCGATCGAGCGCGACGCGCATATTCCTGACGAGGTGTTCCAGGGGCTGGCCCGCCTCGGCGCGTTCGGTATGAAGATCGACCGCTCGTACGGCGGGCTCGGGCTCAGCAACCTCCAGTACTGCCGGGCGCTGATGCTGGCCGGCTCGATCAGTCCGGCGATCGGCGCGCTGCTCTCGGCGCACCAGTCGATCGGCGTGCCGCAGCCGCTCAAGATGTTCGGCACCGCCGAGCAGAAGCAACGCTTCCTGCCGCGGCTGGCCGCGGGCGAGGTCTCCGCGTTCCTGCTCACCGAGCCGGACGTCGGCTCCGACCCGGCCCGGCTCGCCACCACCGCCGAGCCGACCGAGGACGGCACCGGCTACCGGCTCAACGGGGTGAAGCTCTGGGCGACCAACGGGACGGTCGCGACACTGCTCGTGGTGATGGCGCGGGTGCCGGCCGCCGAGGGGCGCCGCGGGGGAATCACCGCCTTCGTCGTCGAGGGCGATGCCGACGGCATCACCGTCGAGCGGCGCAACGGCTTCCTCGGCCTGCGTGGCCTGGAGAACAGCGTCACCCGGTTCCACGACGTCGTCGTTCCCAGGGAGAACGTCATCGGCGGCGAGGGCAAGGGTCTGAAGATCGCGCTGACCACGCTGAACACCGGCCGGCTGTCGTTGCCGGCGATGTGTGTCGGCGCGGGCAAGTGGTCGCTCAACGTGGCCCGGGAGTGGGCGGCCGACCGTGTGCAGTGGGGCCGGCCGGTCGGCGAGCACGAGGCGGTCGCGCAGAAGCTGTCGTTCATCGCCGCGACCACGTACGGCATGGAGACCATGCTGGACCTGTGCTGCCTGCTCGCCGACGACGACCGCAACGACATCCGGATCGAGGCGGCCCTGGTCAAGCTCTACGCCAGCGAGATGGCCTGGCGGATCGCCGACGACCTGATCCAGATCCGGGGCGGCCGCGGCTACGAGACGGCGGAGTCGCTGACCGCGCGGGGTGAGCGGCCCGCCGCCGTCGAGCAGTTGCTGCGCGACCTGCGGATCAACCGGATCTTCGAAGGCTCGACGGAGATCATGCACCTGCTGATCGCCCGGGAGGCGGTCGACGCGCACCTCTCGGTCGCGGGCGACATCATCGACCCCGACGCCGGCCTCGGCCGTAAGGCGAAGGCGGGAGCCCGGGCCGGCGTCTTCTACGCGAAGTGGCTGCCCACGCTCGCCGTGGGGCGGGGCCAGGCCCCCGGGGCGTACGGCGAGTTCGGGCGGCTCGCCGGTCACCTGCGGCAGGTGGAGCGCGCCTCGCGCAAGCTGGCCCGGTCGACCTTCTACGCGATGTCCCGCTGGCAGGGAAAGATGGAGCGCAAGCAGGCGTTCCTGGGCCGGGTGGTGGACATCGGGGCGGAACTGTTCGCGATGGCCGCGGTCTGCGTCCGGGCGCACGCCGAGCGGGACAGCCGTCCGGAGAACGTCGAGCTGGCCGACCTGTTCTGCCGGCAGGCCCGGGTCCGGGTCGACGCGCTCTTCACCGCGCTGTGGGACAACACCGACCCGGTCGATGTCGCGGCCGCCAAGCGCATCCTCGCCGGCCGGTACGCGGCCCTGGAGGACGGTGTGATCACCCCGCCGGCGGACGCCCCCTGGGTGGCGCCCTGGTCGCCCGGCCCGTCCACCGCGTCCGACGTCCGTCGCCGCATCCCGCCGCCGCGGTGA